In the genome of Candoia aspera isolate rCanAsp1 chromosome 1, rCanAsp1.hap2, whole genome shotgun sequence, one region contains:
- the ERO1A gene encoding ERO1-like protein alpha codes for MSAVPPRPLRRALLVFLLALLAGGASAQPPTAEQRCFCQVTGHLDDCTCDVETIDTFNNYKIFPRLQELLQSDYFRYYKVNLKKLCPFWSDSSHCGIRHCAVNPCPSDAVPGGIRSETYKYSEAAAATTFAEGCEKAENLGAVDKSLSEETARAMIQWTQHDDSSENFCEADDIHSPEAEYVDLLLNPERYTGYKRPEAWKIWNSIYEENCFKPRSIKRPLNPLVSGRGARENEGNMFYSWLQGLCVEKRAFYKLISGLHASINIHLSARYLLQDTWAEKKWGHNVTEFQLRFDEVLTQGEGPRRLKNLYFIYLIELRALSKLLPFFERPDFQLFTGDDDQDVKTKNRLLEILHLIKSFPLHFDENSLFAGNQKEAAKLKEEFRLHFRNISRIMDCVECLKCRLWGKLQTQGLGTALKILFSENLIENIPEKGPSQKFHLTRQETVSLFNAFGRISTSVKELENFRGLLRPLQ; via the exons gtCACGGGTCATTTAGATGACTGCACTTGTGATGTAGAGACCATTGATACCTTCAACAACTACAAAATTTTCCCCCGGTTGCAAGAACTTCTACAAAGTGATTATTTCAGATATTACAAG GTTAACCTGAAGAAGCTGTGTCCTTTCTGGAGCGACAGTAGTCACTGTGGAATTAGACACTGTGCCGTTAATCCATGTCCATCT GATGCAGTCCCTGGTGGAATTAGATCAGAGACTTATAAG TATTCAGAAGCAGCTGCTGCCACCACCTTTGCTGAAGGCTGTGAAAAAGCAGAAAACCTTGGGGCTGTTGACAAATCTTTGAG TGAGGAAACTGCACGGGCTATGATTCAGTGGACCCAGCATGACGATTCTTCAGAAAACTTCTGTGAAGCTGATG ATATCCATTCTCCTGAAGCAGAGTATGTAGATTTGCTTCTTAATCCAGAACGTTATACTGGCTATAAAAGGCCTGAAGCCTGGAAGATTTGGAACAGTATTTATGAAGAAAACTGTTTTAA GCCTCGCTCCATAAAAAGGCCTTTAAATCCACTTGTTTCTGGCAGAG GAGCAAGAGAAAATGAAG ggaATATGTTTTACAGCTGGTTGCAAG GCCTCTGTGTGGAGAAGAGAGCTTTCTACAAGCTCATTTCTGGTCTTCATGCAAGCATCAACATTCATCTCAGTGCCAGATACCTTTTGCAAG ATACGTGGGCAGAGAAGAAATGGGGGCACAATGTTACAGAGTTCCAGCTGCGTTTTGATGAGGTCTTGACACAAGGCGAAGGCCCCAGGAGGCTGAAGAATCTGTATTTCATCTATCTAATTGAGTTGCGGGCCCTCTCCAAACTCTTGCCTTTTTTTGAACGCCCTGATTTCCAGCTTTTCACAGGGGATGACGATCAGGATGTAAAAACCAAGAACCGCCTCTTGGAAATCCTCCATTTAATTAA ATCTTTCCCTTTGCACTTTGATGAAAATTCACTTTTTGCTGGAAATCAAAAAGAAGCTGCCAAGTTAAAG GAGGAATTTCGGCTCCATTTTAGGAACATTTCAAGGATCATGGACTGTGTAGAATGTCTGAAATGCCGCCTTTGGGGGAAGCTGCAA ACTCAGGGCTTGGGAACAGCACTGAAGATCCTATTTTCTGAAAACCTAATAGAAAATATACCAGAGAAAGGTCCTTCCCAGAAATTTCATCTCACAAGGCAGGAGACTGTGTCCCTCTTCAATGCTTTTGGAAG GATTTCAACAAGCGTTAAAGAATTGGAAAACTTCAGGGGCCTCTTACGACCTCTTCAGTGA